Proteins co-encoded in one Agelaius phoeniceus isolate bAgePho1 unplaced genomic scaffold, bAgePho1.hap1 Scaffold_471, whole genome shotgun sequence genomic window:
- the LOC143693248 gene encoding uncharacterized protein LOC143693248, whose protein sequence is VSLGSVWGWGWFGVALRLVWVVLGSVGVGLGRFGVGVSLGSGLGQVGVSLGLGSVWVGLGSVWGQVWVGLGLFGVSLGLLGIGLGQFGVNLGSVSVSLGSGLGQFGVGLGLGLGSVWGRVSGQFGSVWVSLGLVWGQGWFGVSLGSVWGRFGVGLGFGSVWARLGLVWVTLGLVGASLGSVWGRLGSDQFGVDLGLVWGQFRVSLGLI, encoded by the exons GTCAGTCTGGGATCagtttggggttggggttggtttggggtcGCTTTGaggttggtttgggttgttttgggcTCAGTTGGGGTCGGTTTGGGTCGGTTTGGggttggggtcagtttggggtcgGGTTTGGGTCAggttggggtcagtttggggttgGGCTcagtttgggttggtttggggtcgGTTTGGGGtcaggtttgggttggtttgggcttgtttggggtcagtttggggttg CTTGGGATTGGTTTGGGTCAGTTTGGAGTCAatttggggtcagtttcggTCAGTTTGGGGTCGGgtttgggtcagtttggggtcggtttggggttgggtttaGGGTCAGTTTGGGGTCGGGTTTCAggtcagtttgggtcagtttgggtcagtttggggttggtttggggtcagggttggtttggggtcagtttgggatCAGTTTGGGGTCGGTTTGGGGtcggtttggggtttgggtcgGTTTGGGCTCggttggggttggtttgggtCACTTTGGGGTTGGTTGGGGCcagtttggggtcagtttggggtcgGTTGGGGTCG GATCAGTTTGGGGTCGatttggggctggtttggggtcagtttcgggTCAGTTTGGGGTTGATTTGA